The genomic stretch GATACTGTGAGGTACGTGCAGAGAGAGTGAAgcatatctatatatatatatatatattacactgCCCTTTTTTTATCTTGTGcaagtttttatctttttccgaTACAGAAACTTTTTTGGTTgttattttggttttattaaaaaattgattgagcGTGacgtgtttttatttattttatttcattaaaattaattatttaaaaaataaataaaagaaaaatcacccCAAACACTTGTGTAAAATATGTATGAataataacattattcatataaaaataataaagtttgAGGTCCTCATCAAGGTAGGAACCTATGATCAGGGTGAGTAAGTGAGAATGTTTTTAGTTAggatagagattttttttttttttaagagaaatgcttctTTACATTCTGGCATTAATTTTGTGTATATCTTCATTGAATTGACATGCTTAATCTACccataattaaaaagaaaaaaaacattaatggTTGATAGAACATATCAGCTCAGTAGAGATATATGCCAAAAAACGGACATCATAATGCAAATAAGCAATTGGTTGCTCGAATTACCATGTTTTCGATTAGGATAAAGATATTTTACAACTAGTTGTCTGAATAGCTAATTATAGAACATCTCAATTCTTCCGGTTTTTAAGGGGTTGGATTTGACCAATCTTGCCAACCAACGTATGGGAGTTTCCCTAAAATATGGTGAATgtccttgaatttttttttttttttttttttttttttttttttttttttttttttatggctaAAGAGTGACATTTAGTTCCTCAATTTAGAGTTAGGATCCTCaatgttaattttataaaataaaaaataaaaaacccttcAAAAAATTTTCCTAAACTTTCAAGCGTTTTGATAATCTTTGGTGTTACTTTTAGCTATATGCAagtgaaactatatatatattaaggtttaattatgttaaattaagtTGATCTCTTGATGTGATTTTATCTAATCTACACATGAGATTTCATCATATGGTAGTAGAAAATTTAAGATTAGTTCAAAGTAAAAATTTTCTAGGACAACATTTTATCTCAAACTGAGTTggacaaattattattattattattattttgtcgatttattaaattaatgtgtgtcaatttaatagagcCGCAAAATGACAACCGTCAGATGCACAGAATTGCATAAGTGAAAGGGAATGGCGAAGCAGACGATACGAGCACGAAGAACGCGGTTTCACCTTGCTGTAATCCAATTCGGCATTGGCGTGCCATGTGGCAAGATCTAGGTTATCTGATTCATTTATATAACGGTAGATAGTGTTGGTAGTTGATGGGCCAATACGAAATTCCAAAAATAGCACGTCTTAATGGAATTGAAGGAGACACTTGACCCACTTAGTGAGTATGGGACCGTTAGATCATGTATAAAGAATAATTCCAATGAGCCGTTAAATGTCGtcaattaaattatatatatatataattggtcaatctaaatttaatttaattgacgacattatatatatatataatttaataaattgaattaaaagaaattttttcaacctaaatttttatatgtataaataattGCAAAAAGAGGTGGGGGCATTGATTTGGAAAGGGTGTCATTGTTACAGCATTCATCAAGATTCAAGAACCAGCTGATTTTTTAGTGTCGGCAAAATGGTCAATATGATAAGCTGCCTGCCTGGCATAATTGAGCTTTTAGCCAAACCCCGATTGATTGCATGGTACCATAAGTCTCAATAACACCATTGTAGATGGAGACTCAAAGGGTAATTGTCTATGCTTCCATCAATCAGGTCCTCCTGATTGAATGATTGGCGACTGGAGCGGATGACAAACTTGTCGTCGTTAAATTTTAAGGTTAATTATCATTTTAGTATCTAGGtttttacgattttttttttttttattaatttttaatttaggtttCAATTTATATCACATATGGTACTTGACTTATAGGTAAATACTAATTTAGTGCATTTGTTACTATTACGCCAGCTAAACTAACAAACTGCCATAGAGGTGATTGAAAAACCACTCTTATAACCtgtctaggggtggccgaactactcCTAAGgcacttgggggtggttcaaccacccccaatggccaaaaaagAGTGACCAAAACCACTCACAACCAGTCATAAGGGGTGACTGAAACCACACCTATTGCAATCCGTTAGTTTAGCTGGCGAAATAGTGATTACTGTACTAAACTAGTATTTATTCATAAGTTATATACCATATGTGACACGAATTGAAACTtatgtaaaaatttaaaaaaaaaaaaaaaaaaacatgaaaacctaagtaatcaaaagataattaaccatttatttcaaTCAAAAAGTTCATCACAGTATAAACTGAACGGCTTTCGAAAAGTTGGTTTGCTTGTTTAGAATCACCCCCAGCACGTAGATTGATGCTCTTTATGCAAATTGAATAATTGTACGAGTGATGTTGACTTAGAAGGGGTGAGTTTGTTGTCAAACAATAATTCATTTCCACCGCCTCTTTCTCCCCTCTGCACTATTCCTTTTTCCAGTGGAAACGACCCTCCCCAGAGGCCCCCTTctgtttattttgtttcttctgtTGTACTTTAAAAAACAAGGTGGTGACCAATGACCACCGACTTTGTTCAATTGCAAGTTGCAACGATGTCGGCATCTCAACGTTTTTGACCTTTAATGGAACCATCGACCATGGCCCATGGACTACTACTAATCACGAAACAAGGgacttttaatttttgcttatttgtttttatctcGGTTAACTTTTTATTGATacataatatttttacaaaCTGGCCTATACGATATGACACGGGACAATTTATTATATTGATCGTTTCAAGGAGTtaatttggatgaaatttctattatttttaaattttttatttggtctaCGAGTTTAAtgaacaattattatttttgtaattcaatattGGAAAAGGGTTACATGAAAGCAAACATGAGGGGGGCAAACAACCGAAAAATTGGTCATAAAATGACTTGGTCCAATGTTTCTTGGATAAAACCCCAAGAAAATAGCCGCCTTAAGAGACGGTTGTAGATGTAGACCATGAGAGAGCCTGCTTGCTATTGCAGTAACAAGAAGTTGCGTGACTTGATGTTGAAAGAATtgtaaaaattgttaaaatgatATGATCATAATCATTTGATATTGTCTGATGTCATGTTAGAGTCCAATAAGAATATATCTCCATAGATTTTATAGTCCAATAAATAGTTATATTCATTCCTTAATAGAGTCGTCCAATTAAGTCTATTATGTAATTAATAGTATATTATATCTCTATTTAAAGGGAAATTATCAGTATGAGTTGATTATTGTTTTAGAATatagtttgttgttttttggAGGTCAAGGCTCCTTAGAAGAAGTCATTGGAGATCACCGCTTTCTCGAAATAGTCGATTTATCATTTCCTATGCTTTGTTATTAGTTGATTCGCATCAAAGAGGGGTTTCGAACTAAAGACCCACAAAAAGGATGCCCGACTGCTTGAGCTCAAAGGACTTCGATTTATTATGTCTCCACAACAAAATATAGGGCATATATAACAAAGGAGacaaaagccaacaaaaataaaaaaaaataaaacaaataaagccAGCTTCGGCAAAGAGGAAGAGTATAATGAACAATTTGAATCGCGTGTAGGTCATACGGTGCGTTTTTTGTTATGGTTAACAGAAAATGATAGCGAAAAAGAGAAATTTACAATTTGAAGGGTTtgattgtcactttttaaaagttTGATGGGGCTATTGGAAATGAGAGATTTATTTTAAGCCCTTTGTGCAAATAACGCTATCTTAAAATGTAGAAGAGCAAATTGAAAGACCACAGCAGCCAGCTCGGATGAACGATCATTTGAAAGCCTGCAAGAAAACAAAGTGATGGGTTGAAAGATATCCAAATAGGAATAGGCCCTTTAAGATATCCACCACAAACTCAGATTCTCACACAACTTAATATCCAAAAGTGCCCATATGACCCACTCCACTCACCTTCCCCAAGTGCCCAAAAAAATCTATCAACACAACAGAAGCACAAGTAGATCAAATGATACAATTATAAACTATTAGCAACTAAAAAGCTACAAATTTCCAAGCTGCTTGAAGCTTTCAAGAATGGCTACCATGACTTCAATTCCCCTGccctcatcttcatcctcttTACATCTTAATATTTACTCCTCACTTCCAACATTTTCTCCAAAACATACCCATGATCATGTGCCCTGCTGGTTCAGACCCACGAGGCAAAGATTGTCATCAAAGACTTTACCAAGGGGCCTGAGAATCAGAAATGCAGCCACTAAGCCTGCAAAATCACCAGGTACATCTGAAATATTCTGTATGATCACTGACATAGCTATTAAGTTGTTTTGATATGTTTAGCTCCTTAATTGACACTGATTTTCACTCTTTCTACTCTTCTCTTGGAGGGGTTAGCTGAAGAAGACTGGAAGATTAAGAGGGAATATCTGCTACAGAAAAAGGTACTGCagctccatctctctctctcaaaaacaCACACAGAACACAACTTTTGTGGCAGAACCTGCGGTAATCACAAAATTAGTGTCTTGCCGAGTTGTTGATTCTGTATCACGTTCCTTGATTTGCTTAATCTAAGTTTAATATTGCATCAAATAGCACTGAAGGATTTTAGAGGACACAGATTATCAGAACTGGATCGAAAAGTAATGAAAGGAAACAATACATAGAGTAAGATCATTGATCATGGAATGAAGAATGGAtgctatgttaaattatcactagtcccaaaagcttaaatggATGGatgaatttaattgtttaacTTATATTGTAACAGAAATGGATTACTCTATGTGGCCACTACAATCTTTCCTATCTCTAATGTTCTCGTCCATGCTAAGTCAAGTACTAGTCACGTTTACGCTATCACTTTGAAAGGATTAAAGGGCTAGTTAATTTGAAGTTCCTAGAATCATTTAGTAAAGAAACAATATGAGACTTAACATCTATAAGTTATTATATAATCTACCCACTTGGTGTGTTATTCATATTTCCAACATGGGATTGGGGTGTTACAGTCAAGCTAGACTAAAACCTGACAGAATGTGGTGATGCTTATTAGAGCACTAGATATATATTCTAAGTATATTTCTATTTTGCAGGTAAGGAGTGTGGATGTAAAGGAAGCTCTGCGCCTTcagaaagaaaacaattttgTGATTCTTGACGTACGGCCTGAAGCAGAATTCAAAGAGGTAATCCGCTTACTGTATGTCTGTGACTTCAAATTATTGATGAATCAAGATTTTTACTGACCAAGTTAAGGTGCCTTGGTAAAGACTAAAAGGACTCTTAAGTAATATCTCTGGGAAAAGAGTGGAGAAGACTTGATAATTGCCTGATTTGAGCCTGTTAATTTCTCAGAAACACATTCTtcacatctttttcttttgattttaagcATTTAAGTAATGTCCTTTTGCATGTAGGCTCATCCACCAGGTGCTATCAATGTGCAAATATATAGGCTTATAAAGGAGTGGACAGCATGGGATATTGCCAGACGTGCTGCATTTGCATTTTTTGGCATCTTCTCTGGCACAGAAGAGAATCCTGAGTTCATACAAAGTGTGACATATTTACCTAATGATGCTTCTATTCTGctgcattgatttttttaagacTATCGAGAGTTGTTTAGAAGTAACTGAAGTTTGACATATGCTAACAGGTGTGGAATCAAAAATTGATAAGAATGCAAAGATAATAGTAGCCTGCGCAGCTGGGGGTACAATGAAACCAACCCAAAATCTCCCTGAAGGTCAACAATCCAGGTGGTTCCAGTCCTTTgttttatatcaattatttccgtactcttctcttctcccttgaGACTTCATTTCGGATAGAAATCTTAAGCACTTTTCCTGTCTGAATTGCTATCAATTTGGGCTgaaaatatgagagaaaattCCTATAAGACCCATCTGTCCGAGCAAGTCTTAGATAGCTCACTCATTTATTGAGGCAGGTAACCCAATAGAGATTCTCTCACATCTAATGGCATTCAAATGTGGAGAGAAACTCGTAGAAGTAGTGTCTGGCTATATGTAGCGGGTAAAACATCAGATGATGCTCATCTGCCTGGCCAAGCATGTGGGTCAAACTTGTTGCCTGTTAGTGCCCAACCGAGAAAACTCAATGTTTAACATATGGTATTACTTCATGCAGGTCACTGATAGCAGCCTACTTGCTTGTCCTCAACGGTTATGCCAATGTCTTTCACTTAGAAGGGGGCCTTTACAAATGGTTCAAAGAGGAACTGCCATCAGTTACAGAAGAGTAAAGAATTAGACGGTGCTTCCAAAGTCGCTCAAGTTTTGTCCCAAATGAGACTATCAATGTACTCTCATCGTGATTCACTCTACTTTTCTCCCAAGTGAATCTTCTTTGTATGAAGACCAAGGTGTAATTATATTGGAGGCTTTAATTGAGGTCTTAATAGGAAATGCTTTGgcgtttttttgtatttaagaGGTAGAGTAAAAAAGGgtctataaaacaaaaatgaaatgctTTTAAATTATATCAGACAAGCACCTGATCagacaaaggagagagaatCCTCATGCATAATGGATTGGCTTCCTGTAAATTTGCAGAACACCTCTTAAACTAATAAGGCTAAGGCTGATCTTCATTTTTCTTGAGCAATAGTTGTTGGGATATTATGAAGAAAATTGGTGGAGATCCAAATAGCATCACCaagaaaatcaataataaaGGGCAGTTGATTTCCTACATCcttttgaatattaacaaatgGGTCTTCCACCACATCCCAAACAACTTAAGTAAGCAGAAAGAAATACTATATTTGTACTGCATTTACCATTTGGGCTCTGTTGTTGGGGTGTCCTCcctttttgtgtttgttttaatCGTGTAATCCCTTTTCCTTGCTtgcttagaagaaaaaaaaaagaaaaaaaaaagagggggcaATCACAAGTAAAAACAGTAATAATTGCATCCCGATGGAAAAACCAGTCActtacaaaaatacaaaagataaaaacagaAGATGCTAAATAGTTCAAACAAAACAGAGAACTTTGCTGCAATAGTAAGCCACAATGGCTGATTTCAGATTACAGTGTCATAACAGTGACCACATATCTTCACCGCCCCAGCATGGTCCATGTACATAATTTGCAACAACGTCGTATGAAAGCTCCCACTCAGCAGGAGTGCCAAGCCATCCTAGCCCTTTATAGAAACAAGTTTCTCTGACtatcaaaatgaaaactaaGAAAGCTTTACAAGGCTTCGTGAGGCAATTGATCGTCTTTTTCCCCTTCAACTGGGATCCAAATCTGATACCATGTAAGATAAGTAATCAGGAAGTTTCCTCCTGAAGCCTGTATATGGTGATTTCCT from Corylus avellana chromosome ca1, CavTom2PMs-1.0 encodes the following:
- the LOC132167955 gene encoding rhodanese-like domain-containing protein 14, chloroplastic, with amino-acid sequence MATMTSIPLPSSSSSLHLNIYSSLPTFSPKHTHDHVPCWFRPTRQRLSSKTLPRGLRIRNAATKPAKSPAEEDWKIKREYLLQKKVRSVDVKEALRLQKENNFVILDVRPEAEFKEAHPPGAINVQIYRLIKEWTAWDIARRAAFAFFGIFSGTEENPEFIQSVESKIDKNAKIIVACAAGGTMKPTQNLPEGQQSRSLIAAYLLVLNGYANVFHLEGGLYKWFKEELPSVTEE